In Candidatus Eisenbacteria bacterium, one genomic interval encodes:
- a CDS encoding PilZ domain-containing protein: protein MSSGPMTSNGSEKEEVPSFDDPASQRRKEYRLPVTFPIKVRPDRQEEDEEGPWAHLETLDLSAGGCRLNDPLNILGPGLLVKARLDLGDKSPTIRCRMQILDQRPSPTNERAWGARFLDLEYHQEVRIRHRLNLECRRLRQQHRRSVAV from the coding sequence TTGAGTTCAGGTCCAATGACATCCAATGGATCTGAGAAGGAAGAAGTGCCGTCTTTTGATGATCCGGCCTCTCAGCGGCGGAAGGAATACCGTCTACCGGTGACCTTCCCCATAAAGGTTCGGCCGGATCGTCAAGAGGAGGACGAAGAGGGCCCGTGGGCCCATTTAGAGACTCTGGATCTCAGCGCCGGCGGCTGCCGCCTGAACGATCCACTGAATATTCTCGGACCTGGTTTGCTGGTAAAGGCGCGCCTCGATCTGGGGGATAAATCTCCTACCATCCGCTGCCGGATGCAAATCCTCGATCAGCGGCCCTCACCCACAAATGAGAGGGCCTGGGGTGCCCGCTTCCTCGATTTGGAATATCATCAGGAGGTGCGAATCCGCCACCGTCTGAATCTCGAGTGTCGGAGACTGCGGCAGCAGCATCGACGGTCGGTGGCTGTCTAG